Part of the Gammaproteobacteria bacterium genome, GGCCGATTCCGGCCATGCCGTCATGCCACCCGCTCATTCGGCCTTGGGTGGTTCCTCGCCCTCGTTCTGGATTCGCTGATAGATTTCCTCGCGATGAACCGCGACATCCCTGGGTGCATTGACGCCCAGGCGAACCTGGTTGCCCTTCACGCCCAGCACGGTAACGGTGACGTTGTCACCGATCATGACCGTCTCGCCAACCCGCCTTGTCAGAATCAGCATGGTGGATCCTCCTGTTTTCCCTGTCTCAATCACCCTGGACCTTTCTCGGTCCTGACTTTTTT contains:
- the csrA gene encoding carbon storage regulator CsrA, which produces MLILTRRVGETVMIGDNVTVTVLGVKGNQVRLGVNAPRDVAVHREEIYQRIQNEGEEPPKAE